The DNA sequence CACCTAACCACATTGAAATTCCCATGCATGCAAATGGTGCTGCTCTTGTGGTGCAGCCAAAACCAAACCAAGTGGTTGACCAAGAGAGCAATACTAACTACACTCAAAGGGCTCAGTGGCTCCGAGCAGCAGTGCTCGGAGCCAACGACGGACTAGTCTCAGTTGCATCACTCATGATGGGTGTTGGAGCTGTTAAGCATGACATCACAGCCATGGTTCTAGCAGGCTTCGCTGGCCTAGTAGCCGGAGCATGCAGCATGGCAATCGGAGAGTTTGTCTCTGTGTACACTCAGTATGACATAGAGAAGGCTCAGataaagagagaaagagaagcaaatgaagaagaaggagtaGCGGATCATGAGAGGGAGAAGCTGCCAAATCCATTTCAAGCAGCAGCAGCATCAGCAGTGGCATTTTCTGTGGGTGGTGTGGTGCCAATGCTAGCAGCTTTGTTCATAAGGAACCATAAGGTTAGAATGGGTGTTGTTACTGTTGCTGTTAGCTTAGCATTGTTGGTGTTTGGAATTTTTGGAGCCATTCTTGGTAGAACTCCTGTCACAAGATCCTGTCTCAGGGTTCTCATTGGAGGTTGGATTGCTATGGCTATCACTTTTGGCTTCACCAAGTTGCTTGGCTCTGTTTCACTTTAGAATATCATTCCTTGTTATGTGTACTCATTTACTAATGAATACTTCTTTATTATTAGTCTTTGGTGCAAACTAGTCAACTTCACTTAAAGTTGATAACTGAGAgttgttagataaaaatttaatcaaattagacAAATCATTTAACGgatctcaactatcaactttacgAGAAATTGACTGGACCTGAGTTTCCACcttagtatttttatataaatgaGTGGGATGTGTCTGTTGGGAGAAGGGTGTGATATTATTACCCTTAATAAGCTATAGGTGCCTGCATCTTTAGCCGTTTGCCAAGGTTTTTAATTAAAGTGTTTATTATCACCGTGTTTTCTTGTTTCTCTTTATGCCTTGATTAGTCTATATATATCAATCAAATAAATTCACTTTTACAACATCATAACATGTTAACAAGTAATAACTAGAAGAAGTGAAAATGACAAGTATATTCGCTTAGCCTTGACTTGACACCTCTTTCTGAAAACAACAAATGTAAAAGTAGAAGCTTGTAGCTACAAAAGTGAATAAGGCAAAGTAATTAACCTAATTGAAACATTTCATTCTCCAATGCAtaccttattattcaataaaGACAAGgaggaacaacaacaacagcatATCATGGTTGATTCACAATTCCAAATTAGCACTAAAGCCTACTAATTTGGTTAACCCAAAAGTGATAGCCATAGCCAACAAGCCCCCAATAAGGATCCTGATAGAGGACTTAACCTTATGTGTGTGTCCCAACTCAGCACCCAAGCATCCAAACCCCACCAAAGACAAGCTAGACACCACCACACACAACCCAAGCCTTAACCTGTAGTCTCTCACAAATGCAGTGAAAACCAAAGGAATGATTGCACCTACAGTAAATGACAATGCAGATGCCAAAGCAGCATGCAAAGGGTTAGGCAGCAAGGACCTCCTCTTTTTCTCCATCTCATTCTTGTTCTCCATCATGATCATCATGTCCCTTTTGATTTGACCAACTTCAACTTCATACTGAGTTGAAACCGAAACATATTCACCCAATGCCATGCTACATGCTCCTGCAATGCATCCCACTAAGCCAGCAAGTAACATggctttggagtctcttttaaCAGCTCCTACACCCATCATCAATGATGCAACTGAGACCAACCCATCATTGGCTCCTAGAACTGCTGCTCGAAGCCATTGACCCCTTTGTGAGTAGTCAACGCTATTATTGCCATCTTCTTCGCTCATCTTAGCTGCAACAACTACTTCTCCTGCTACCAAATTATTAACACAAGCTGCATTAGAAGCCATAGCTAGCAAAATTCAACAACTGTTATACATAGATTGTAGCCAGctgaataatatatataattcggAATTTAGATACAACAGCACTCCAAAAGGCAAAATAATTTGCAGAGGTATAATGTCTATTCTGAGGCAGGGTCATTATTCAGAATCTCTCTATATTTTAAGGATCAAAATCCAATCATTATAATTTGTTAATAAAAATCGAAATTTACATATCTCAGTATGtttatacatattaatttatgtaattttttaattaaataattagctattaaaataactaaatatgtaatatattaattatcaaATATACTCAAAATATCGTTGTTTCAATAATCTTAACCGTTCTTAAGGGTTCATATTCAACACTTGGTACACTCACCAAGATTTGAACCGCGATACAGCATATTAAGAAGCATATGATTTAACCAGTTGAGCTAGGCCTTAACTACAAAAGATTTATTACTTATTAGTTAAATTTTGGCTGTTATTTTGGATTGGGCCAAATTTGCCAGACCCATTCCGATTCACCCACCTAATTTAGGCCCATGAGGTTGAAACAAAGTATAGAAAACTCAGCCCATTAAGTTGAAAGGCATGATTGGTTTCTGACAATTATTTTACATTCTTGCTTTGTGTTATCGTACTGTTAGacttattaattataatcattaCCTTCTTATAAATCATACTGAAGTCTTTGTTAATTTGTTTTTACGAATTGGCCAAATTCACCTTATGAATTAAGCTCAGCCCGATGCAACGAAAGCGAAAATTGTTcccttttttaatttatattggaACGTTTCGTAATTTCATATCTTCTAGACACAACAAATCTATATAATTTAGATTTCTTCAGAGTATAGTGCTTAGGCACATTATTCATGTTACGACTATTGTTAACTTTCTTATTATGTAAAACATTTTGTGTAAGCTAAGCAATACATTATTTTGTAATCCCTAAaggaatgaatgaatgaatgataTTAACCTCCTTTATCAAATATTAAGAACTGCCAGATTCTTTTCATTTTGGGGTTCACCAAGGATTGAACTTTTGACCTTTTAGATCTAAgactctaataccatgtcatgataccactcatcccataAGCTTCAGCTGACAAGAAAAAgtaacactaatgattatatctctaatactccataaacaTGCATTGTgcacattgtataaatatttcattggctcctcatactttctctttttgaaattataaaaaaaatacaagagTAAATTTGTAATatcaaaaatttaattgaatactaccctcttctcttctactctttCTTTGCTGCTGCCCCCAAGTCCAATTCGTCTTTCATATTCACATAGCTCGTGAATGACAAATCAGAACTCTCTACAACAATTTAGATGGTTCACAAATTTTAGTTTTGAGCATAAAGGTTGCATGTCGATCGTCATTGTTAGTAAATGCAGGAGAGAAATGAGTCATTCAGCACTGGACTCACTTTGGATATTTAATACTTTACACATTTTAATTTGTCATTCTTGTGGATCATTaacacaaaatataaaaattgtgtaaaaataattaacagccataaaattaatatattcttAATTAATCAGCAACTAAATTATCCACCTAAAAAGGGTGGAGAATATTTAGCTAGGTATCTTTTTTTAGAAAACATTCAAATAAAAatgtctaaaatatttttaaaaaatatataattaataatattttttaataattaaaatttaatatatatatatataattaattaaactgTATTTTTATTGTCAAAATTAGAtaagacaaattaattttaaacaaaaaaataataaattaaattttaaattagtctaaattaatattattttttataaaaaatgactacaatattcttattatcgaaaatgactaaaatacttccattatatatatatatatattaattttgagaattaTAAATTCTTACcctcttcttttttattgttatatgattaagatttagaattttttataatagtgatattgtaattatttttataaaaaatattaatttaaattaatttaaactttaatttattaattttttgactaaactaatttattcgatataattttaataaaaataatataatttaattaattatatatattaaattttaattattaaaaaatattctaaaaaaatatttttaatatttttatcgGAACAGCTTCTATCTttttattatgatatttttaagATACAAACTTTTATGTGGTGCCGTGCAACCTTAGCTATTACCTGTAGGCCTGTAGCTACATCAATTATTATACAATTAAATAGTACCATGCACGtgcattattatatataaagatgaaataatacaaattattttttaatatttaatatttattttaaaagataaatttaatcatttcaacatcaacaacaaagaatttttCATGTACAATAATATACAATAATTtagtaatattaaaaaaataataatttaaaattactttatttaatttaatatctataattttatatatctattttaaaaataattaataaatataaaatacggTAATTTTAGATTggttttaactaatttttattatttttcaaacatttttttataatggCTGCACCAATACCGTGTTTGTTTGGTACATGACAAATACACAAAACGAAGCACGgcatcttttttatttttattatagttTCCAAAAAACGTGGGGGATCGGAAGAAGGGTATAAGATTCTATACTCATTCACCCGATCCATGACAAAAAATATCTTGTGCCTCATTATTATTCCCAATTTCCCATGGTTAGACACGTGTACACTCTTTCAATCACGGAGGCTGCACGGTGAGTTTTGATTAGTAGATAGGTACAATATAATAATATGTGTAAATTGtttgagataaaaaataatctaagAACGGTATATGACCATTTAATTAGATTGCTAATATAGGCGTTATCACTAAGAGCTATAACTGTTGTCCGTTATAAATTCGGCTCTTTATGAATCATAATTCAGTCATATTAATACTTTTGTTATAACCGACATTCAAATAGCATAATTAAGTCGATTACGATAtcaatcatttaaaaaattgacGATTAATACCGAGAATGTAACAGTGGagaaatttattatataaaacaagataaagtattttttttcaagaaattcGAATAAAACAATACACTGACTTAAGTTTTAGAGTGTTTTTACAGGTACActctttcttctctttattGTTCATGCTCTCGCACAACAACGAAAAGAAAAAGTTCGAATTCAAGCATTAGACGTTCAGCCTCCAAAATAATAGCTCGGCCATCATCAGATAAGTTGAAGCCGATCTATTACAAGACAAGatcaataacaaaaaaagattAACACTTAATATAGAAGCAAGTATATACACAAAAGAATAGTGTTCCTCAAAGTAATGTGAATATTTCTGCAAAAATATTAACAGTTTAAGGAGTtcacacaaaagaacagaaaagGAATACTGTTAcgaaaaaagaataataatatattttcatagaagaataattttattttcgatgttatcatcattatataaatatatagccCACCACGTGAGTGCACAAtgatctttttctttttagaaAGACTTTAGCATAATTTGCGCTTTTGACTTGAGTTATTATAAGTAGAATTGAACTCACGTGGcttcatttaaaaattaaaataattagattttaaaatgaTTCCTACGAAACGAATATACGAAATCTAATTATTATAAcagaaatatttaataattaaaaaaattaataaaaataattaaaatttatcttatttaatatttatttttttattaagacgtATTGTCTACTATTAATTTCATCTTCATTCGAATATATAATGAATAGTCGATCATTTGTCCGTTATAATTCGATCATAAAATTCATATCAATTggtatatttaataaaattaaagttaactGAAAATCTCATCACTTAATAACAAAGAACACGTTTCATATGGTTACCAATATATATAGCATATATCACTCAGAAGATAAATTTCACATATGATTCTCAAAAGATTAAGTCAAAAAAAGTAATTCTATTAtactatatttaaatttaattcattttataAGAATGatagttcaaaaaaaaaacgctatttattatgaatatatattatatttattttatattttttttcattcgaGTGTCAGAATGTTTTTATAAGTGTTTAATGTCTTCAATTTTCTTGAAATTAACGTATAACTCATTTATTTCAGGCGAAGACGAACTGAGTCCTGAACAGGACGAATTATATACATCACAACACTCACTTCACAAGAACAATTGGATATTGCTATAACTAGAATTTATGCTTATACCCAAATGTTCCTTTATTTTCATCCCTTGGAAATTTATATAGAACTGGGGTTCACAGAAATTATAGTGGCATCAGAGGCAGGTAGTATTGAACTAttgattgatgatgatgatgtaaCCATATCCCTTTTTACcatttcatattttatatatatactaggGGCCTGTTTTGGGAAActttagaaataaatttttttaatttttgacttatgaaaaatagtagtattaatatttggtgtaatttttaaaattaaattgtaattttttaataagcTATTTAGGAGtttataaaaaagttaaaaaaatgacttatctcataatatttctacttttcatcacatttctataaaataagcacttttagagttaaaaatccaaacacaaaataacttatttataaattatttttaacagaGTCATTTATtgtctaaattattttatcaaaagaaGCTTAATTAAGTTGGTTACTCAAACTGGGCCTAAATctattttttcaatttctcacaaaatttagatttttttttaattagagaTGTGATAATGTAGAGGACCAAATACATTTATGTACTACGAAAGATCCAAAGCATCTTAATTAGTATAGCGGACCACACTACACCTTGTCCTCCTTAGTAGCTACTTCCTTATAATAACCTTCTCTTCGCTATCTTTTATATATGGTAGAAACTTACGTGCAGTTGGttttatgtgaagttgataattaaaaattgttaaatgatttaattaatttgattaaattttaatcTAATAACTCTTAGCAATCAATTTCATATGAAATTGACTGTATATGAGATTTcacctttatatatatatatataaaagagtaAAATCTCACTCTAATCTCTAAGTATATATTTGATTaactttcattctatttttcattaattgaaaaataacaTTGTAATtcctaataattaattttatcagACATTCTACCGTCTGCTAATAAATTTTGCCTATATATCATATTAGATAATGACGTATCAAGGGATCGTAAGGAAATGGTTGATAATAATCTTAGTTCCTTGCTATTGTTACTGTTgctaattctttttcttcttatgttGTAGAGATTTTGTTTGATGACATGTGTAAGAAAAGATTGATTTCGAATATTGTTACTTTCACCACTTTGATTGATGGACAAtgcaaatataaaaaattgatttagcCTAAAATAATTTTCAGGTAATGATCAATCAAGCTATTAGGCCGGATTTGATCTCGTACAATGCGCTGATCAATAGCCTTTGCAAGATCTACGATTTGAAGGAAGTTAGAAAACTTATGAATGAGATGAGTGAGAGAGGATTAAAATCTAACAAGATCACGTTCACAACACTAATAGATGAATATTGCGAAGATGGGGACATAAAATTTGTATTGGAGATCAAGAAGAATATGATTGAAAGGGATTGAACTTGATGAGGTAGCTTTTACTATCAGGACTTTATTTacagataaaaaaaaaagtgaataagGAGCAATGAACTGAGATTGCCGCCAACCACGTCAGTAACCAGTGCAGCAAATACAATAGTTTACTAAAATTTGGGGATATTTATCTTATTTCATGGTTCATTattatgagtttatgtgtttatGTTTAAATTAGTTAGGGATTTAAAGgtcttttaaaatttgtttagaAGTTTAATTGTCCTACTTTACTGCCGTATATTGCTGACACAACAATAGACGTTTTGTCCCTTAGAATGATTTTTTGATATGTCATCAGCTAACATGACATATAGATAAAATTCGTTAGCCTTAGATGAAAATATTAACAAAGGGATAAAATGTTTGATGGAATTAATTATTAGGAGTCAcaatattattttctaattaatgAAAAATGGAACGAGAATTAACAAAATAGTTAAGGATTTGGATAGAATTTTATTCTACataaaacaaagaagaagaagaagaagcaccacgaaaaataagaaaaaaaaaaagcctgTGCCTCTAACTTAAATGCTAAAATTATTTAGATATAGTGGAGaataattcattttaaaaataattaataaatataaaataggGTAAAACACTAAATTGGTCCTTTATGTTTGGGGCGTAATTCTGTTTTAGTCCTTAATATTTAAAGTGTCCTATTTAAATccaaaaaagttttatttaacattaatttaGTCTTATAGTAAGGTCAAGCTTAAATAATTAACGTAATGTCCTACATAACAACAGTACAAGAATAAAATCGATGATTTGGATAACAAGTACAAGTTTTAgaggcacaaaatcaaccattgatgcatcaatacatttatttattattctctttagttctatagaaaatattttatttatattataagaaaaataataaataaatatattgatgtATCAACTATTGATTTTGTACCTTTagagcttgtacttgttctccagATTATCGATTTTGTTCTTGTATTGTTGTTACGTAAGACatttcgttaattatttaattttgaccttACTGTGGGACTAAATtgatactaaataaaatatttttggattcaaatagaacactttaaaccttaaaGATCAAAACAGAATTACGCTCAAACATAAAGGACCAATTTAATGTTTAccctataaaataaaataattttaagttaattttaactaatttttatcgTTTTCCAAACATTTCCGTTGGAAGATATTCTGATAGATGATAGTGGAGCCCACATGCAGATTCCAGCATGCATGAGAATCACATGGGTGCCCCCACGTCTCGTAATTATATGAACccaattattagtttattacaACACTCTTGTATCATTGTATGTACTGTGGATAAGGCATCATCATCATATGATGTCAAGAGAATTTctttactactactactacatCATCTTCATGAGGCAAAACAGAATAAATGTTCATTATGTAAATATAACTGATTCTCTCGTTTTGTTGCATTCTGATAACtgaaattaaataagataaaaattaatatatagtCAATTCGATTtgtgaagttgataattaaaaattattagataaaaatttagttaaattaattaaattatttaatttttttcaactatCAGCTCCATATATAAAATTGATTACATCTAAATTTTTAACTAATgaagtaaaagtaaaaaattgGTGCTGGcagatttaaaaatatgtatGGTCTGAAACTCCCAACAACCTAATAAGGTGTCAATAATTGATTCCAAAGCATTTAATTACGTATTACGTTGCGTTCATACAATAATATCTGCTTGTGATAGCTAGCTACTATATAAATCAAAGGCATCATGCTTCATGCTTCATTCCATTCTTGGTACTTAATTTCAATATCCATTTAATTACTCTTTGAAAATGGTGGGAAGTGTTGATGTTTGGGGTACTGTTGATTCAAGCATGAATG is a window from the Arachis stenosperma cultivar V10309 chromosome 3, arast.V10309.gnm1.PFL2, whole genome shotgun sequence genome containing:
- the LOC130967042 gene encoding vacuolar iron transporter homolog 4-like — its product is MASTNGTSPNHIEIPMHANGAALVVQPKPNQVVDQESNTNYTQRAQWLRAAVLGANDGLVSVASLMMGVGAVKHDITAMVLAGFAGLVAGACSMAIGEFVSVYTQYDIEKAQIKREREANEEEGVADHEREKLPNPFQAAAASAVAFSVGGVVPMLAALFIRNHKVRMGVVTVAVSLALLVFGIFGAILGRTPVTRSCLRVLIGGWIAMAITFGFTKLLGSVSL
- the LOC130970710 gene encoding vacuolar iron transporter homolog 4-like — encoded protein: MSEEDGNNSVDYSQRGQWLRAAVLGANDGLVSVASLMMGVGAVKRDSKAMLLAGLVGCIAGACSMALGEYVSVSTQYEVEVGQIKRDMMIMMENKNEMEKKRRSLLPNPLHAALASALSFTVGAIIPLVFTAFVRDYRLRLGLCVVVSSLSLVGFGCLGAELGHTHKVKSSIRILIGGLLAMAITFGLTKLVGFSANLEL